GAGGGCTGGGTCGGTAGCCACACATTGGGCAGGATGAGCGGGTAGGTACAGTTCATGCGCAAGGCGCTGGAAAATGCGAGGCTATCCGCTTGTTGCTGCGCGAACAACTTGCCGAAATCCACCCCGTCCACTTCGACTTGGGCCGCCAACCGACCCAAGTCGTGTGGCTTCATCAGATACGACACCCCCTGAGGGCTAATGAGCAGCCGCCGTGCGTCGTTGAGGATGTAGGGCGACACCACCATCATCGGAATCGCCGCATCGCGCTCCGGGCGGCGGTAATCGGCAAGCCGCTTGGAAAAATATCCTCGGCAATTTTCATTCAATTGGTTTTCAAATAAATATCCCCGGTCTTTTCGATAAGTGAAATCTCCCGACTGAAAAGTGGAGATGGGGTAGAACAGGTCGTTGGCGACAATGGCAAATGTGACCGGGTTGAGCAGGTCCTTCCCAACGTCGTGCACAAACGTCGTGTCATGCACAGATACATCCGCTCCTTCCTGCTGCTGCAAATAAATTTCGCGCAAATAGGCAGCGCCCAACATTCCCCCGGAAGCGCCCGTGATGAGTGCCGTCTGGCGCAGCAACTTTCCCCCGGTGGCACGGTCGGCCTGTTGCAGGGTCTGCATCGTCCAAAGCGAGGAGCGCATGCCACCGCCGCTGACGCACAGAAAAACCATCTTGGGCTTGGGGTTGGCGGGCGTGCGGTTTTTTGCCAACCATTTGCTCAGAATCCGCTCCGTGGAAGCCTTGTCGCGGCGAATGTGTTCCTGCGAACACAATTCCTCCAGCGCGGAATAGGAGTATTCCGCGCGGTTTTTTTCGCCATAATCAAGCCCGTAGGCCCGGTTGCGGTAATTGAAAAGACCGAAACTCGTGATGTAGTTGACCGCCAACAAAAGACCGATGAATACCAAAGTGCCCCATTGCCGAAACCAAAAAGTGATGGCGCCAAACATGGACATGACCATGCTCGACAGAATAAACACCGTGGCGCCAGTCGGTATCCGCACCCACTCGCTGTCCATGAAAGCCCCTTGAGCCATCAGCATCAGCAACATGACCACTTGCACCACGACCGCGTTGGAGTGATTCTGGCGAAACACCTGCGTGAGCATCCGCGGGTTGTAGTGCGCCACACTTCTCACCCTTCGAGCACGCAGCCGCTCCGTGATGTAAGTGTCCACACGCCAGCGGGTAGCCCCCTCCCTGATTTCCCAGATGGTGGGCAATCGCTGGCCGGGTGCCAGCAACTTGCTCCCCGGTCGTGGCACGAATTCGCCGGGGCGAAGAAATGCGCCAATGTCTTTGTTCGTGAAATAGAGGTAAAGGGCCAGCACACTCACCAAGGCAAATGCCCCAGCCAAAAAACCAGCTATGTTCCAAGCAATTTCGTGCGTCTGCGTCAGTTCGTCGTACCATTGGAATCGGGTGGAGGCCACCAAGTAAGTGGCAAAAAAGGCGAGCGGGATGAGGCTGTTGTTCAGCGAAAACTTGGTGAACGGGGCGCTCAGCGTCGCCAAAAAAGGAAACCGATTGGCGCTCAACAGATAAGTCGTCAGATTCCAAATCATCACGAAAGCGCCAAAGGCCGCGCCCGTGATAAAGAAACTCCAAAAATTGACCTGACCCCGATATTCCGGCGTGAGCATCAAATAGTGCATCCCGAAAAAACGCCCGATGTGGCCCGTCATCAACAACGCCAACACCACCCACAAAACAATGAGCAACAAGTGGTTGCGGAAATGAAGGGCCAGCAGGCGCATGGGGAAAGAATAGTACAGCAGGCGCATTGTGGTCATAACGAACCGGGTTCAGACCGCTAACTAACGCAACCAAGACAAAAACTTCGCACGAAATCGGTGGGTTTTTTGAAAAAAATTTGCGCCTTTGGCGAACGCTACAAATACACGGACCTGAAAAACATCATAGCAATTTCGGGGTTGGCGCTGTTTTGATGCTGCTTTTTTGCGGTCAAGCGATGTTGCGAAGGATTGATTGCGCACCCCGCCCCCGAAGCTTCCGGGTTGTTGGCGAGGGATGCCAACAACGGCAAAAAACAACTCCCCCCCGTCGTGCTTTGACAAACGGAGGGAAGCCATTGATTTCTTTCTACTTATGACCGCCCAAACGTCAATTCTTTTTCTTGTAAAAAAGATAGGTCGTCGTGTAGGGCACATGCTCCACCTGACCAAGGTTGGATTCGTTGGGAATAATTGCCGGCGCCAATCCTCCGACGGTGCATACCCGCTGAATATAGGTCACTTTGTTACCGGGAGAGCTGAGGCTTTCAACGGCTTTCAGCAATAGCCAAGGAATCGCTGTCGCATCCACAGTGACGCCCTGCAATCTTGTGGCCACGACCTTTTCATCCTTAAAAGGGCCTTGTATGAACTCCCAAGTCGGCCCGCCGTAATGCGTGCCCACAAGGTTATTGAAGTTGGGCTGGATGTACAGGTCGGCAGAAGGCGCGGTGTTCACCCACACAAATACATCGGGATTGGTGGCGCTGCGCCGCACTTCGTAAATCTGAACGCCGGTGGCATAAGTGCGGTACGCCAGTTTGTGTCCTTCCGGCACCGCGAGGATGGGCGGGATAGCGGCTTCGCAGCCGATAGGCTGGGCGCGGTCTTCAGATTGGAGTTCGCCGAGGTTGATTTCGGAAACGGTGCTTTGGTCTTTCTGGCAGTTGGTGAACGCAAAAGCCAAACTGGCTGCGAACACGACGCCGCCGATGATTTTACTGAAAATCATTTTCATGTGATGGTTTAATTTTTTTGCCTACTCTGGGACAGGATTTTCGGCTTCCTCCTTTCTCATCACGAGGCGGCAAAAGTCAAGGCTGCCCGCACAGAACAATCGGGCATTTGAGCAGGCAATGGTTCTTTTTGATTGAGAGAGAGGATTTGTTGAGCGGGAAGGGAAAAAAGGTTCGTTCGCAGGATTTACGGGCGAAAAGGCTGCTGGCAGCGCATTGGAGCAAGTTCGCGCTGGCTACTCACGATTGGGACGCTCCCATCATCCGAGTGGCGGCGGAAAGCGCACGCAAGGGAATGCCTTTGCTGCATCCGCTGATTGGGGAGAAAGTCAATTTGAATGAAACGGAGATGTTTGAGAGATGGTGGGAGAGGAATGATTGAGATTGGGTGGAGGAGAAAAAGAAAGCGTCGCGGTTTTGTTGAAAGTCCAACAGATAATTTGCGGGGGTGGATGTTCGACTTACTTTTGCAGCAGGTTCTGTAAAAAATATGATTATACCTCGTGCCGCCAAGTTTTCAGCATGGTTGGAAGGATGAGATCACGTTTACTAAACTTCAAAAGTTTAGTAAACGTTACCCTAGACGATGCTGAAAACTTGGCGGCGCGAGGTATAGATTGAACAAACTTTACCTTGTTGGAATTATTCTTTTGCTTACTTCTTGTGCGACTTCAATGACACCAATTGAAGTAAGCAACACATTGCCGGCTTTGACAAAATCAAAATATATTACACAAGCACAGGCAGACGAAAATGTAAAAAATTCCAGTTGCAAGTATTTAGTAAAAAATAGGACTTATGCTGCACCTATGGGACTTTCGACAAAAGGAGACCTGAAGTATGCTGCCAAAGGAATTGATGAATGGGTAAAACTGGATGGAGGAAATGCTTACGTACTGAAAAATTATAAGTGGGTTACAGTAGACCATAATGGAAGTACTCAACTTACTATTGAGTTTGACACAATGCTATGTGAATAAGAACACCTCGCTCGCGCGAAGCCATGCCTCGTGCGAAACTATCCATGAGGTCTCCCTCTCAAACCCTCACCGTCCCCCGACTAAACTTGCTCCGATACGCCATCGGCGACAGCCCCGTCACTTTTTTGAACACCGAGCGGAAGGCTTTGGCATCGGAGTAGCCCACGTCGTACATCACCTCGTTCACGTTTTTGCGGCCGGTTTCGAGCCACTTTTTGGCTGCTTCCATTTTCACTCGCTGGATGTACTCGACGGGCGTGTTGTTCGTCGCCTTTTTGAAGCGCCGCTCGAAGTTGCGCCGCCCGATGGCGAACTTGGAAGCGAGGTCTTCTATCGAGATTTTGGCCGTCACGTTCTCCTCGATGAAAGTCTGCGCCTGCCGAATCGGCTCATCCTCATGGCCTTTTTGGCCGTTGAACATCATAAATGCCGACTGGCTCTCGCGGTCGAGCTCGACGGCGAAAAACTTGGCGGCGAGAATCGCCATCGAGCGGTCGGTGTATTTTTCCACCAGATAGAGCAGCAGATTCCAGTACGAATTGGCGCCGCCGCTCGTGTAGATGCGCTGCTCTTCGGTCACGACTTTATCGGCCACGAGCGTCACGTTGGGGAACATCCGCCGGAAATCGTGGGCGAACAGCCAATGCGTCGAGCATTTTTTCCCTTCCAGCAAACCAGTCGAAGCCAATAAAAACGCCCCGATGCACAGGCTGGCGACTTCCGCGCCGTTTTGATGTTGCGCCTTTATCCAGGGGAGAAAATCCTTGTTCAGAGCGAGCGCGTTGTTCAGGTCGCCGAAGAGGGCGGGGACGAGAATCAGGTCGGTTTTTTTTACCTCCTGAATCACCGAATCGGCGTGGACGGAAAAGAGACCATCGTGCAGGCGAACTTCTTTTTGCAAGCCGACAAGATGCACGTCGAACAAGGGCGGCTGGCCGGCTTGAGCGAGAAAATTATTGACCGCCGTGAACAGGTAGCGTGGCGCGGTGATGCTGTCGAGCACCGACGATTCGGGGACGAGGATGGAGATGTGTTTCACGAGCGAGAGGCGCGAGAGAGTGAGAAGATAACTTGGGCGTGCAAAAGTAAAAATTGTTTTTTAAAACAAAAAATGTCGCAATCGGCCTTTTTATCTGTCGCTTTTGCCCCTGCCCGATTCTTTTGGGTGCTATTACCTTTGTGCCAGCAACTTTTTAAAACAATTTCATTTCAAAATTCACACGACCATGCCATTTCTCAATTCGTACCTCAACTTCAACGGCAACTGCGAACAAGCCTTCAATTTTTACAAATCCGTGTTCGGCGGCGAGTTTGCCGACCTCTCGCGCTTCGGCGACGTGCCGCCCGGAATGCCTAACATGGAAGGCGCAGACCCCAATGGTATCTTGCACGTCGCGCTGCCAGTCGGAGAGCATTGTATGCTGATGGGCAGCGACTGCCCGCCCGCCTTTGGTACTGGCACGCAGGGCGACCTTTTCAACATCTCCATCACAGCCGACAGCAAAGAGGAAGCCGACCGTTTGTTCAACGGCCTGTCGGCGGGCGGTTCAGTTTTTGTGCCGATGGCGGATTCTTTCTGGGGTTCGTACTTCGGGATGCTGACCGACCCGTTCGGCGTGCAATGGATGGTGAGTTACGCGTATCCGAAATCTTAAGTTGATGAAGGTTGATAAGGGTTGATGAAGGTTGATAAGGGTTGATGAAGGTTGATAAGGGTTGATGAAGGTTGGTAAATGTTGATTATCAACCTTCATCAACCCCTTCACAACCTTTTTTTCAAACAAAAAACATCTGCCATGGCGACGGCAAAACCCTCCAACATGGACGAGTATATCGCTGGTTTTCCGAAAGAAGTGCAGCCGATTTTGGAACAGGTGCGGGCGACGATTCGGAAAGTCGCGCCGGATGCCGACGAGGCCATCAGTTACGGGATTCCGACATTCAGGTTCCGCAAAACTATTTTGGTTCACTTCGCCGCCTTCAAAAATCACATCGGGTTTTACCCGACGCCGACAGCCGGCGAAGCCTTCAAGGAAGAACTTTCGGGCTACAAAACGGGCAAAGGTTCTGTTCAATTTCCGCTCGACAAACCGATGCCGTTGGACTTGATTACTCGAATCACACAATCCCGAATCGGGCAGATTTTGGAAAAAACGCCGAAGAGGAAATGATTTTTAAAACACAGAGACACGGAGGCACAGAGATTTTTTGTCATACGCCTTTCGCGCCGAAGAGGAAATGATTTTTAAAACACAGAGACACGGAGGCACAGAGATTTTTTATCATACGCCCTTTCGCGCCGAAGTGGAAATGATTTTAAAAACACAGAGACACGGAGAGGGCAAACGCTTGATTTTCACTATACTTCGCGCCGTTAGGTTTTGGGCATGGCTGCAATCTCAATCTGCTAAAAATCAAGAACATCAATCATGTTCATCTAACAAATCCTAGCAAATCAAGGTATAAAAAACTCTGTGTCTCCGTGCCTCTGTGTTTGATTCTAAACAAACAAAAACATAAAAAAAGCGATGGCAACAACTAAAAAAATCACGCCCTTTCTCTGGTTCGACGGCCAAGCCGAAGAAGCCGCCAAGTTTTACACTTCTATTTTCCCAAACTCGAAAATCGAGAAAATCGTCCGCAGCGGCGACACGGTCATGGTCGTGGATTTTTCGCTCGACGGGCAAAAATTCAATGCCCTGAACGGCGGCCCACAGTTCAAATTCAACGAGGCCATTTCATTCGTGGTCAACTGCGACACACAGGACGAAGTGGATTATTTCTGGGAAAAACTGACTGCCGACGGCGGCGAGGAAAGTATGTGTGCGTGGCTCAAAGACAAATTCGGCGTGTCGTGGCAAATCGTCCCCGAAGCCCTGCCGCGCCTGCTCGCCGACCCTGACCCTGCGGTGGCACAAACCGCGATGGCGGCCATGCTGAAAATGCGGAAAATCGTCATTGCGGATTTGACAAAAGCGTAGGGCGGAAAGCGAACTTGAAAATTTATTCACACAACGACACAGCGACACAAAGTATTGATTTCCAGAAAATAAAAATGCCGCGTCGCTTTGCAGTTGTGTAAAACAAATCTTTTTCAAAATGAAAAATAGAGAACACATCATCGGCCGTTATGTGGCGGCTTACAATGATTTTGACATTGACAAAATGGTGGCAGACCTTGATGCGTCCGTCAAGTTTGAGAACATCTCAAATGGCGTGTCGAACATGACACTCATAGGCTTGGAGGCATTCAGGGCGCAGGCGGAGCAAGCCAAAAACCTGTTTTCAGAAAGGCGACAAACCATCATGGCCTTTTATCATCAGCAAGACCAAACCGAAATAGAGATTGACTACTTCGCCGTGCTGGACACCGACCTTCCAAACGGTCTTAAAAAAGGCGACAAACTCCAATTGAGCGGAAAATCAGTTTTCAAATTTTCGGGCGACAAAATCATCGGACTCACCGACATCAGTTGAGTCGTTTTTACAGCCAAATTTTTTTCAACAATTAAAAAATCAAGCAACAATGACTGCAACAAACAAAACCACCATCACAGTAGAAGCCCTCGTCAACGCGCCCATCGAAAAAGTGTGGGAGTGCTGGACCGAGCCTGAACATATCACCCAATGGAACCAAGCCTCCGACGACTGGTATTGCCCCAAAGGCGTGAACGACCTGCGACCGGGCGGCAAATTCTCCTTCACCATGGCAGCCCGCGACGGCAGCATGGAGTTCGATTTCGCGGGCGTGTACGACGAAGTGAAAACCCATGAAAAAATCGCCTACACCCTCGGCGACGAGCGGAAAGTGGAAGTGATTTTTTCCAAGGAGGGGGCATCCACCAAAATCGTCGAGAACTTCGAGGCTGAGAACATTCACTCGCACGAAATGCAGCGCGCTGGTTGGCAGGCGATTTTGGATAATTTTAAAAAACACGCGGAGCAATTTGATTGATTCGATTATGCCGATTGAGGTCAATCGAACCAATCGGGTCAATCTTAAAATCTTCTCACCAATGATACAACTCAATTTTTCCATTCAAATAAATGCCCCGAAAGAAAAAGTCTGGAGCACCTTGCTCGACGACAAAACCTACCGCCAATGGACGAGTGTTTTCCACGAAGGCTCTTATGCCGTCGGCGACTGGAGCGAAGGGAGCAAAATACTGTTTTTGGGGCCCGAAGGTTCGGGCATGACCAGCCGGATATTCAGGCACGTTCCGAATGAGTTTCTCTCGATTCAGCATTTGGGAACCGTCAACAACGGCGTGGAAGATTTTGACAGTGAGGAGACCAAAA
This genomic interval from Saprospiraceae bacterium contains the following:
- a CDS encoding nuclear transport factor 2 family protein; this translates as MKNREHIIGRYVAAYNDFDIDKMVADLDASVKFENISNGVSNMTLIGLEAFRAQAEQAKNLFSERRQTIMAFYHQQDQTEIEIDYFAVLDTDLPNGLKKGDKLQLSGKSVFKFSGDKIIGLTDIS
- a CDS encoding VOC family protein, which translates into the protein MATTKKITPFLWFDGQAEEAAKFYTSIFPNSKIEKIVRSGDTVMVVDFSLDGQKFNALNGGPQFKFNEAISFVVNCDTQDEVDYFWEKLTADGGEESMCAWLKDKFGVSWQIVPEALPRLLADPDPAVAQTAMAAMLKMRKIVIADLTKA
- a CDS encoding SRPBCC domain-containing protein, translated to MIQLNFSIQINAPKEKVWSTLLDDKTYRQWTSVFHEGSYAVGDWSEGSKILFLGPEGSGMTSRIFRHVPNEFLSIQHLGTVNNGVEDFDSEETKKWSGALENYAVREKNGVTTLYIETDTAEDFEAYMRETWPMALAKLKELTEAA
- a CDS encoding DUF1801 domain-containing protein, whose protein sequence is MATAKPSNMDEYIAGFPKEVQPILEQVRATIRKVAPDADEAISYGIPTFRFRKTILVHFAAFKNHIGFYPTPTAGEAFKEELSGYKTGKGSVQFPLDKPMPLDLITRITQSRIGQILEKTPKRK
- a CDS encoding patatin-like phospholipase family protein, yielding MTTMRLLYYSFPMRLLALHFRNHLLLIVLWVVLALLMTGHIGRFFGMHYLMLTPEYRGQVNFWSFFITGAAFGAFVMIWNLTTYLLSANRFPFLATLSAPFTKFSLNNSLIPLAFFATYLVASTRFQWYDELTQTHEIAWNIAGFLAGAFALVSVLALYLYFTNKDIGAFLRPGEFVPRPGSKLLAPGQRLPTIWEIREGATRWRVDTYITERLRARRVRSVAHYNPRMLTQVFRQNHSNAVVVQVVMLLMLMAQGAFMDSEWVRIPTGATVFILSSMVMSMFGAITFWFRQWGTLVFIGLLLAVNYITSFGLFNYRNRAYGLDYGEKNRAEYSYSALEELCSQEHIRRDKASTERILSKWLAKNRTPANPKPKMVFLCVSGGGMRSSLWTMQTLQQADRATGGKLLRQTALITGASGGMLGAAYLREIYLQQQEGADVSVHDTTFVHDVGKDLLNPVTFAIVANDLFYPISTFQSGDFTYRKDRGYLFENQLNENCRGYFSKRLADYRRPERDAAIPMMVVSPYILNDARRLLISPQGVSYLMKPHDLGRLAAQVEVDGVDFGKLFAQQQADSLAFSSALRMNCTYPLILPNVWLPTQPSTEAMDAGFRDNYGIALATRFVHTFRDWIVEHTGGVVIVQIRCWQKIDPIAKSDSKGVLHNLLNPVSAAAKITSVQDYEQDNTLALLDDLLGKNKLEVIRFLYRPVRKEDEASMSLHLSEREKRDLLRAFHAPENQASLAALKQVLGVR
- a CDS encoding SRPBCC family protein; the protein is MTATNKTTITVEALVNAPIEKVWECWTEPEHITQWNQASDDWYCPKGVNDLRPGGKFSFTMAARDGSMEFDFAGVYDEVKTHEKIAYTLGDERKVEVIFSKEGASTKIVENFEAENIHSHEMQRAGWQAILDNFKKHAEQFD
- a CDS encoding VOC family protein; amino-acid sequence: MPFLNSYLNFNGNCEQAFNFYKSVFGGEFADLSRFGDVPPGMPNMEGADPNGILHVALPVGEHCMLMGSDCPPAFGTGTQGDLFNISITADSKEEADRLFNGLSAGGSVFVPMADSFWGSYFGMLTDPFGVQWMVSYAYPKS
- a CDS encoding helix-turn-helix domain-containing protein, encoding MKHISILVPESSVLDSITAPRYLFTAVNNFLAQAGQPPLFDVHLVGLQKEVRLHDGLFSVHADSVIQEVKKTDLILVPALFGDLNNALALNKDFLPWIKAQHQNGAEVASLCIGAFLLASTGLLEGKKCSTHWLFAHDFRRMFPNVTLVADKVVTEEQRIYTSGGANSYWNLLLYLVEKYTDRSMAILAAKFFAVELDRESQSAFMMFNGQKGHEDEPIRQAQTFIEENVTAKISIEDLASKFAIGRRNFERRFKKATNNTPVEYIQRVKMEAAKKWLETGRKNVNEVMYDVGYSDAKAFRSVFKKVTGLSPMAYRSKFSRGTVRV
- a CDS encoding DUF3455 domain-containing protein, producing the protein MKMIFSKIIGGVVFAASLAFAFTNCQKDQSTVSEINLGELQSEDRAQPIGCEAAIPPILAVPEGHKLAYRTYATGVQIYEVRRSATNPDVFVWVNTAPSADLYIQPNFNNLVGTHYGGPTWEFIQGPFKDEKVVATRLQGVTVDATAIPWLLLKAVESLSSPGNKVTYIQRVCTVGGLAPAIIPNESNLGQVEHVPYTTTYLFYKKKN